One Patescibacteria group bacterium genomic window, TTTTAATTCAATATTTCCATTTTTAATAATTATATAATTTGACGGAACAGTAGTCCATGATCCGCTGTTATAATAATTAACTTTTGAAGATTTAAAAACTTCGGCCTTATGCGTATGTCCACAAAAAACAAAATCAGCTTTGCGTAATTTAGCGTAAAGAATCGCTCCATTTTTTACTTCTTCAGACATTCGCAAATAACTTTTAGTATGATTTTTTAACCAGTGAGTTAAAAATTTATTTTTAGTGTCTAAGCGTTGAGCAAAATAATAAAACCAAACAGCTATTTTGCTAATCAAAATATTCTTGTATAAAAAACGGTCAAACTGATGTCCATGAATCGCTAACAACTTTTTATCTCCTAAATGCCAAAAATATTTTTTATAAATTTTTATTCCCAAAAGACTGCTTAATGTCAAAGCTGGACCATCATGATTTCCGCATACCCAAACAACTTCTCGCATTTTAGAAATTGAACGAATTTTAGAAAGAAAATCCCAATGCTCAGTATGCAAACGATTAAAATTTAGGCTGTCAAAAATATCCCCATTTAAAATAAGTCTTTTAAAATCATAACTTTCTATTATTTTTATTGCCTCAATCGGACGGCTTGTTTTTAATCCTAAATGAATATCAGAAAGTATTAAAGTGTTGATTGATGTTTTATTTGGCATAATATTTAATTATTCCATTTTTTAGCTTAAAAGTCAAAATAATTTGCGTCAAGCGCTATTTTGTATTCAAAAAAATTAATGCCAATCTTATTTTATCATAAGAAATTTCCTCTTTTAAATATTCAAAAATAACCCGAAGTCTTATCTGTTCATTTTCCAAAAAATCGCCCCTATTATTTTTCTCTTTGATTTTTTTAATCGCTTCAAAAATTTGTTTCAAACTTTTTTCATCCGGCTTTAAATGAGAAAAATCAAAATCCGGCCACGCCCCAAAAATTTTTTGAATGTGGCTCATAATTGTGCTTTCAGTTAATTTTCGTTCCTTGGAAATTTCCAAAATCGTCTTTTTTTTAATCAACAATCTCTTAGTGATCTCTAAAGTATTTTCTTTTTTGAAAACATTTGTCTCACTTTTTTGTCTCTTAAGTATTTTTTTGTTTTTTTTAATTTCATTTTGCTTAATTGCGCCGTTATTTTTAACAATAAATTTTTCAAACATTACCTTCTTTTCTTTTTCAAAAAAAGATTGGAACTTAAGCTCATTTAATCGCGAAAAATTTTTCATTTCTCTATCAACATCTAAAACAAGTTCGTCAACTAAAAGAGCGATTTTATTAAGCCCCGTAAGCCTTAAGCCTTTAATAGATTTAATCCGCGACAAAGCCACATATCCCTGTCCAACCTCAAAAGTTTTAGACAAATCAATTTCCGCCGCGTCCAAAGTCATACCCTGGGATTTATGGACTGTTAAGGCCCACGCTAACCGCAAAGGAATTTGACTCACAACAGCTTTAATTTCTCCCCTATTATTTTCAAACTTCCAATCTTCAAATTCAGCCTTAATTTTTCTGCCAGAAAAAATTTCTACAATCGGCGCGCCTGTTGTCTTGCTAAAGCTCATTACTTTTCCTAATGTTCCATTAATATAGCCAGCTTCATAATTATTTTTAATAAAAATAACAAGAGCTCCTTTCTTCAATCTCAATTCCTCGCTTACGAGCGATGAATTCAAAATTCTTTCAATATTTTTTTTAGAGCCTTTATTGCAAGACTTAAAAATCCTCATTTCGTCTGGAAGCGCTTCAAGCTCTTTTTCATTTATTCTGTCCACATCTTCATTATGAGTATAAAGCTTAGCCGCTTTAAAGCC contains:
- a CDS encoding UDP-2,3-diacylglucosamine diphosphatase, with the protein product MPNKTSINTLILSDIHLGLKTSRPIEAIKIIESYDFKRLILNGDIFDSLNFNRLHTEHWDFLSKIRSISKMREVVWVCGNHDGPALTLSSLLGIKIYKKYFWHLGDKKLLAIHGHQFDRFLYKNILISKIAVWFYYFAQRLDTKNKFLTHWLKNHTKSYLRMSEEVKNGAILYAKLRKADFVFCGHTHKAEVFKSSKVNYYNSGSWTTVPSNYIIIKNGNIELK
- a CDS encoding AAA family ATPase, with protein sequence MKQETAFGILKAGKNVFLTGSAGTGKTYLLNTYIQYLKERGINPAITAPTGIAASHIKGMTIHSFFGIGIQENVDKYFLDRLLQKEFLYNRLSKLKILIVDEISMVSPVLFSSMDRILRAFKSSDQPFGGVQLILSGDFFQLPPISKNAKEIKFAWQSMVWQNSDLKVCYLEEKFRQNDKDLINILDEIRSGSVSEYSMEIFRSCYKKELKSGFKAAKLYTHNEDVDRINEKELEALPDEMRIFKSCNKGSKKNIERILNSSLVSEELRLKKGALVIFIKNNYEAGYINGTLGKVMSFSKTTGAPIVEIFSGRKIKAEFEDWKFENNRGEIKAVVSQIPLRLAWALTVHKSQGMTLDAAEIDLSKTFEVGQGYVALSRIKSIKGLRLTGLNKIALLVDELVLDVDREMKNFSRLNELKFQSFFEKEKKVMFEKFIVKNNGAIKQNEIKKNKKILKRQKSETNVFKKENTLEITKRLLIKKKTILEISKERKLTESTIMSHIQKIFGAWPDFDFSHLKPDEKSLKQIFEAIKKIKEKNNRGDFLENEQIRLRVIFEYLKEEISYDKIRLALIFLNTK